TGATTAGAGTattttaaagaatatatatttaataattaaaaaataaaattatatttatatcctCTTCATTCGTGCCCTTTTTGCATGTGACAACATATACgatttttttcattaaaaaaattaataatataagaaGAATTAGGATTAAATGTTTCACCTTTGTAAGTATACGGACTCCAAAactactttttaaaatatagagatcGGTATGTTAATCATAGTTAACTATAGTGAGTTATATATACTTATCCCGAATTGCCAAAGAAGAGTGATATCGAATAGGATTCGAGAGGGTTAGGGTTTACGATTATTGCTGTAACAAATGAGGACCGAGGTTCAAACCAAGATCAAGGCAAAGAACCTATAGTGGAGTTGAGGACTATGTGTAAGGCAAAGAACTTGTTATGGTATTGTCCAATAATGAAGTTAAGTTGgatgagtgtttttttttttaatcatacttTAAATCATTGTTTGAATCAATGGTGTTTCTGTTTAAATCATAGTTTTGTGAATTTATGGTGTTTTCGAATCAATATTGTTTCTAGTTGAATCAGTGGTGTTTTTGAATCGCAGTTATGAATTATTACTAATGTTCATAGTGTTAAATCATTGTTTTGAATCATACCAAAGAATCTTTATTTTATATTGTGAATCATTATTTTGAAACCACACTAGTGGTATTTCTATTTTTGTTATAGATGATCAGTAGTGTTTTTGCCTATTGTTTTAGAACATTTTGTCGACTTTGTTGATAATAGTTCTGATGAGTATGATGGTGCTCCATTACTACTGAGTGAGAGGTAGAATAAAAGGAATAAAATAGTACAAAAGATGGGGCATAAAACAATATAAGGAGAGGTGGTGGAGAATGATCAAATGATCAACAGTCTAAagttgatgaaatgctacgattcagGAGCAAACATGCCTTGAGTGTTATCTACAATTGTACTGCTTAAAGAATCTGCAGCCAGCCAGGTTATCAACAGTCTAAGATGAAGAAAGAAGATAATGAAAATGGTAAAGACACTACAGCTGATTACCCAAGCAAAAGATGAAGCATTATATTCCATACTTTAATATTGGAGCTGACATGAATAACCCTGATTTCAGTTAGGGCTGTGTTTTGTTAATGCCGAAGAGTTTTGATTAACCAACATGTCATAACAATGGGAAACAactcaaatatattaaaaatgataAGTAGAGAATTAGGGTGATATGTTAGGATAGACATGATTAGATGATATATGTATCAAAAAAGTTAGGAGAGTCATctctatatatttatttatgtgggAGATCATTTGATAATCTTCTAGTCACCGTTAAATGATTGGCCAATTAATACTATGATAGGATCAGAAGGAATCCCACATGGCTAAAAAAATCATTGAAATCAATAATTCAAAAAGAATATACTTTGAATATCCATATATACAAAGTTTATAGAGTAAAGAATAAAGTATTAAACATGATCACAAGCAACGAGAGGGAAGGGAAGAATAtgctttattattgaattattacGAGGAGATTTGCAATCATGAAATTCACATTTGCATTTGCTTTGCTATACTGATGGGGAAAATGATATATTTCCTAAAATTTACATTTGCTTTGTTACAGGGACTCCTCCAATGTAGGCAGATTATAGACCTCGATGAATGTCATCTGAGTTGTGCATCCAACGGTGTACTATTGATTGCTGTGAGGATTGACCAAAATAAATTAAATGTTTCCATTTACACATGCAATAGTTTAGAGGGAGAACAATAACGTATGGAATTAGTCCATCCTTTTATTGGTTAAAGATTTGAACATCTTAATCACTAGTTTAGATGAGTGAAGATTTGCACATTTACTTCTTGATATTGAGCATAGATACTATTTGAAACAATAATTTTAGGGAGAAGCATAAGTGATTTTTGGCATTGGAGAAATTATTATAAAGAACTAGGAGAGATATGAGGGTTCATGAATTTGAAAAGGTTGACAAGAACTTATTCCCTTGGTTGACAGATAGACCAACTATAAATTATGATATTCAAATGAATAACTTATGTGAAAACctcaattttatgatattaaATGCTCGCAATAAGCTAATTATCATGATACTTGAGATGATCCGAATCGGGCTAATAGAGAGGATCTATATATAACGAGATTCATTTATTCAACTTAATGGACTACTTTGTCTCAACAAAAAGATCATCCTTAATGAGAATAAAACAGATTATGCCAATTGAATACTTGTATGGAATGGTGGGTGGTAACAAGTTTGAAATAGAGAGTAGATTAAAGAACAATTGATCTTGATTGTCATAGTTGTAATCCTAGGAAATGAGAAGTATCACTCGTTATTATATAATATCATGTTTAAATTACTTACGAAAAGATATAAAGAGTGAAATGGATAGATATTATTGGAGAATCACTTTCTTAGATGTTTATAGTTATGtcgttaatcttttgatgctacTGTTGTTGTTGGAAATTGTTACATGTAAGAAGAAGATGCTGCTACTGGAGAGATCAGGCTACTTACTACTAGAGAGACCAAACTGCTGCTGTACGTTGACGAAGTTGCTACATTCATCTAGACAGAATACTGCATTGATCAAAGTATGTGATAGGGAATATTCTTGCATCGGATCGGTCACAGCCCGCTACTTGGCCGTCATCGAGGAGTTGACGTGGAAAAGACTTGACCTAGGTCATCCCTTCCACGACCAACAGTGGGGGCAGCGACTTATCGAGCAGACCTGCACCCTCTCTAGTCATCCTCGACGGGTGATAGCCCACAAGGAGCCATCCGACTCAACCATGTCAACTGTCCAGGTTGCTAAGCATCAGCCCCTCTATCGTCCTCTAACGGCGATATACTGCTAGGGTCATACGGACCAATCACCCACATAAATGGGCCACAGAAGGACGTACAGATCCGCTGTCCTTCAACCACGATCCCCTCCTTGGCTTCCTAGATATAAAAATCAGGAACAAGGGTAACAGCATTGATATGAGTAGACTACATTAAATTGTTTCATTAGTACAACATTGGGAAGCCATAAATAAATGCTACTTCCAGCACAAAGTTCTCATATATCAAAGCATTCACCAATTCAACAACTCACCCAAAGCTGCTGCTGGCAAATGATATATTGGCCTTGAagcaaggttcgccataccgatgcgtaccgcccggtacgggcggtacgtaccggtccgagaggcgaccggtacgcggaccgccctataccgggcggtacaccgaaTTCAGtatatatcgggcggtaacggtcgaaatttcgaccgttaccgcccggtaccattcggtaacggtcgatttcgaccgttaccgcccgataccactcggtaacggtcgaaatcgaccggtaccactcggtaacggtcgaaatcgaccgttaccacactgtagcagtgctacagtgctccaacggtcacactcgtccgcccaacgtgcaaaggcaaaggggaaggcaatagcatcagttgcatcgttggaaagaatcgagtcgggtgacgagacaccttcacaatcacattctctttctcgttcggtccagagacatgacagcaacacggacagcagtgcctcaacagatgatggcggtgataccgggcagtcgttggtctcgtctgcacaacttgagggtggtgaatggactgaggagcaatattttacacatgccactcaagattcagatcatggaactcgacaaggtactggtcaagtttatgcgcgaaagggaaaggagaaggggaaggggaaggcagtggatgaatatgaacaaatgcgacaaagcatacatgatatagacacagaaagagactcatcgtattcacagccatcgtattatgaagaatcatatgggcaacaacagtatggtgatagttggtcatccttctctgagcaacagcatgatacagaacaacaccaatatatgcctcaagagctgcctcggacaaatatgatttatgacgatcaatctacgatcagtaccacattaatgcatcaatggcatacggtgtatcaatacactatgtcatgggatcaatttcatgattgggtccaacaaacgtatcatattgatatgtatcggatcgaggaccccgatccaccacccgtggaggctcgtcgttcgttttggtggtagaattaacaatcaggtatatctagatatatgattatttaatttatttaaattttagagtttatattgtaacaaaatagtctaacaattcaactgatttttctatagatatttcaatctataacgagctgaaatacgaacctcgaacaagactacctcaaagcccgaaaaagatatgtgatgctatttttatctaatttacattgattttgctaaacttatactattactatatttatttgtaacttgaaaactctatcctaactttttttttaattttcaggtattttcggagggataaatcggtaaaatcaagtgtaccgagcggtacacctcggtataccgctcggtacgccgtaccgtaccgtaccgagccggcgtcgaaacgccggtacggtacggttcggCGAACCTTGCCTTGAAGCATCCATCATGTAATGAATAATCCATTCATTGCATTTCATCATTTAAAGAGGGGGTACAACAAACATTCAGACACTATCCAAATTTGCAACTACAAAATTGACATCCATTACACATATAAGTGCAACCTTAGACCCTCACCTAACAATGACAAAGACAAAGAACTATACATAGAACTTAAGAATTGAGACAAACCCAACCTACGCCAACACACAACATTTTATCGGCAGATGCCTTCTCGGTTGGACCAGCTGTTCAAATAAGGTACATTGCAATCCAACAAATGATCAAAGCTTCCCAATATAATTTCTCAAGGATGTTTACTTTTCACAGCAAACATGAAATTTATTTGTTTGCTCGTTTACACATAGGTGGATCAATCCAAGCAAAAAATTAGCATCCCCCATATTTCTGTTACAGCATAAACAAGGACGGGTTATCAGCATTCACATGGTCACGCATAGGTGGATCAACAACTTCCAGTCAAAAAAGGCCAGCTATGCaactaataaacaaaaagatcagAAGAATGGCAAGGATAATTGATCGTCGAACTCACATGTAGTATTTGACATGAAGCAAACCGCCTCCAAGGGTTCTACTCTGTCCAAGAGATCATCACCGCAAATCGCATACCACAATAGCATAATCCATTCGTATTCGAACTCAAGCTAGAACTCTGACCTGGCATTGCGATGTTCTAGAGGAGGATTTGTTGATTGCGAAAAGATTTGCTGCAAACCCTGGGAGAAAGATTTGGGGCAACATGGTGAAGTCAACACAGGGCCATTCAAAACTACCAGCCCCTTTGTACCACAATCGTATTCCATGAAATGATCATTTTGCTCTTCACTTAATCGTTGAATCAGCACATGATATCACATGCAACAGCTTCCATCAAAGAAATAGACATCGTTGTtacaaacagagtcaaatacagtAATTTCATGGCCATTGGGATTCTAGTGTAATTTTTTCCAAGTACAGAAACATCGATGCTAAATGGTCCAAATTATAAGAGGAAATATGTAAGTAGCTCTAATCCCAAAGATTGTTACTACGTAAAGGAGCATAAACAAAGAAAACTTTATGAGAATTAATGATATCTGATTTGAGTTCTCTCACATAAACAAAGTTAAATGGATATTGCTTTATTTACTAAAACCTCCTCTCATGAATGTACTCAAAGATCAAGTTGAAGGGATCACCTTCTCTATTCTCTCTCAGCTTTAGAATGGTCCATGATTGTGTTTCCGTTGCATGAGGAGCACTGATCACTAAGTGCATGTCATTAGCTCACTGATTGAGATCCAAACCTGCCTCCTATTACAACATTAATCACATTGATTAAAATACTAGCCATTACATGGTAAAAAGTTACTTGAACAACGAGTCTGGGAACAATGCATTTGCTGCCGAAGTTCAAGTATGAACAGCTAGTCTCAGAAAATAGCTCAAGCAGCAACCTTATCATCTGTCACTTTTTTGTCAGATGTAGTTCAGATAAGTGTGAGATTTACAGTTTAAATTCATAATTTTCATTGAACGCTGTATTTAGCTCCTACAAACCCtctatgaatgtatatatattgCTAGTCTATAATTTATGAATGCactttatataataaataatagtaCACTGCTACGGGAAAAAACAGAAGAAAGTTTGCACAATGTAAAATACCTTCTTGGTGGAGATGCATGCTAGAAGTTCTCTTTAGATTTGCACTAAGCTCTCTGCCAAAGAAATTCATCGTTGTCATCAATCCTCCACAGCCTTAGTCTTTGTAATCGAAGTACGCACACCGGTCCGACGCCAATCCAGTGTTCCTGAAAGTTTGGTTGAATACATTTCAGATTAGCTGACATAACCAGTAAATTAACAATCATGAATGCCAAGAAGAATGCCTGAAAAGAGATGTAAGGTTCCTTTAAGGAGAATTTGAGGTTACCTTATCCAAGAAATCAGACAGACAAAAACTTATATCAGATAGACAAAGCTATGAACAAAATTTAGATCAAATGGCATTCAAACAATCACAGCGCTGCAACACACAAATTTCACATGAATACAAATATCCATATGGCAGCTAAAAGAGACATACAAGCATGTCCTTCATGGTACAAACATAACCAAGTCCATCTCAAGCCAAGCTGGGAAAAAGAGAATCAGCTCAAGCTTcctccccttcctcttcctcttcctcataaTCTTCCACATCAGCTGTTGCATCCTGATACTGCTGATACTCTGCCACCAAGTCATTCATATTGCTCTCGGCCTCAGTGAACTCCATCTCGTCCATGCCCTCGCCAGTGTACCAGTGCAAGAAAGCCTTCCTCCTGAACATGGCGGTGAACTGCTCGCTCACCCGCCTGAACATCTCCTGGATGGAGGTTGAGTTCCCAATGAAAGTGGATGCCATCTTCAGCCCCTTGGGTGGAATGTCACACACACTGGATTTGACATTGTTTGGTATCCACTCGACAAAGTAGGAGCTGTTCTTGTTCTGAACATTGATCATCTGCTCATCGACCTCCTTGGTGCTCATCTTTCCACGGAACATGGCTGAGGCGGTCAGGTAACGGCCGTGACGGGGGTCGGCGGCACACATCATGTTCTTGGCATCCCACATCTGTTGGGTCAACTCAGGAACAGTGAGGGCCCTGTATTGCTGGGAGCCCCTTGATGTCAGTGGTGCGAACCCCACCATGAAGAAGTGGAGGCGGGGGAAGGGAATCAGGTTCACAGCAAGCTTCCGGAGGTCAGAATTGAGCTGACCAGGGAACCGGAGGCAGCAGGTGACACCACTCATTGTAGCAGAGATGAGGTGATTAAGATCTCCGACTGAAGTATAAATtagatgatgaataaataaaAGTGCAATAAGAAGACTAAATTTAAAGTACTGATACCATTATTCTTCGGTACCATCAAGAAGATTAGAATTCCGAAACAATTTTATTTTCAGTTAttcaatctaaaaatcaagtattaAGCAATGAAGAAATGTAACTTCATGTTCCTATAACTGACTAAAGTAAAGAGAAACTACTGAAACACTATTCGAGGTTAAGGACTCGTGATATAGTTAGTAGAGTTATCAGATGTTCTGATGGATGATGAAAACGAAACACTACTgtggatagaaaaaaaaaaaaatttgtagaaCTATACAAGTGAAGGACAAGAAAAAAGGTACATGCATCACAAGACAAAGGCATGCATGCAAAGGGCATGGAGATAAAAATTGGCTTATGTATTAATATTTAATGTAAAACAGGATATGCTAAATTCTAGAAATTAAAGGGAAAATGTACAATAGTTTCTTAAACAAGTTATAAATTAAAGTTACAAGATAAGATTAATTAATGGGAGAGGAACATGTACCACTGGTTTTTCAAGTTCCTTAATATTAACATATGGGGATTCTTTGTGCAATAaccattaaaatgatttaatttaTAACATAGTTTTCACTTACAGGTTGGGGTTGCAAGCTTTAGTGTGCGGAAGCAAATGTCATACAGTGCTTCATTGTCCAGCACCATACATTCATCAGCATTCTCAACAAGCTGATGCACTGAGAGAGTAGCATTATATGGTTCCACAACTGTATCAGAGACCTTTGGTGATGGAAAAACAGAGAATGTCAGCATCATGCGATCTGGATACTCCTCTCTGATCTTGGAGATGAGAAGTGTGCCCATGCCAGAACCAGTACCTCCTCCTAAAGAATGGCAGACTTGGAACCCTGCAGAACAAGTTAACCAGATGTAGCAGGTTCACAGAGAGCAGAAAAAAGGTGCCTTTTTATCTTGCTTTTCTTTGCCTTCATGAGGAGTAAGATAACATGTTTGAAACAGATTTGattttatatatgtgtgtgtgtgtgtgtgtgtgtgtgtgtgtgtgtgtgtgtgtgtgtgtgtgtgtgtgtgtgtgtgtgtgtgccaaAAGAACTATATTTAGTATTTAACCATCTTGTAACATGTGCGCTGGTCTCACACAAAAATTAGTTCAACATAGCCATATGTATCTGCAGGTCGAAAGCTTTGAAGTTTGCAAGGAAGAACAATATGAAAAAGCAGATTGTACAAATCATTTGAAATCTTCAAATGGTCTTTATCTGAAGTATTCATTTACTTTTTCTTTTGCAGAGAAGACCTTCTGAGGTTGGCACAAGTTGGACAATGAATAACTAAGTCTTAGACTTTCAATAATTCCTGCTACAAACATCTCCAGCTTACAATAGTTTATACTAGATCAAGAATTAACGTTACAAGAATTTTGGCCAAATGTTCATCATCCTAGAAAGCTGAAGTATTGGCTAAAGAAGAACGCCACAAATCTCAATAATTACATCTAATTAGTTTTATACAACATTAACATAGTGCAGGAATTTGCTTAAAGGAACTGGATGAACATCTTATAATAGTTTATGCTAGATCAAGAATTAACTTTAGAAGAATTTTGGCCAAATGTTCATCATCCTAGAACGCTGAAGTGTTGGCTAAAGAAGCATGCCACAAATCTCAACAATTACTTCTAATTAGTTTTAAACCAGCATTCACATAGTGCAGGCATGTGCTTTAAGGAACCGGATGAACATCAACAACTAGAATTAATTTTTATCTGTGCGTGAAATTTTCAGCACAACTACACATGACAAAATATTAATTGTTTAACTCTACAATTGTATATACTTCGTGGGACCATATAAACATATACAAAAGAGTTGAAGTCTAAAGAGCAAAAAGATCAAACCAATTAGACCAACTGGGAGTAAGATAAAGATCAAGGGACAATATTTTCCTTCAACAGCGAATACAGAGCAGAAATAATGAATTCCAACACTATTCTGCAG
The window above is part of the Musa acuminata AAA Group cultivar baxijiao chromosome BXJ2-6, Cavendish_Baxijiao_AAA, whole genome shotgun sequence genome. Proteins encoded here:
- the LOC103988550 gene encoding tubulin beta chain → MREILHIQGGQCGNQIGAKFWEVICDEHGIDGSGRYNGDSELQLERINVYYNEASGGRYVPRAVLMDLEPGTMDSVRSGPFGQIFRPDNFVFGQSGAGNNWAKGHYTEGAELIDSVLDVVRKEAENCDCLQGFQVCHSLGGGTGSGMGTLLISKIREEYPDRMMLTFSVFPSPKVSDTVVEPYNATLSVHQLVENADECMVLDNEALYDICFRTLKLATPTFGDLNHLISATMSGVTCCLRFPGQLNSDLRKLAVNLIPFPRLHFFMVGFAPLTSRGSQQYRALTVPELTQQMWDAKNMMCAADPRHGRYLTASAMFRGKMSTKEVDEQMINVQNKNSSYFVEWIPNNVKSSVCDIPPKGLKMASTFIGNSTSIQEMFRRVSEQFTAMFRRKAFLHWYTGEGMDEMEFTEAESNMNDLVAEYQQYQDATADVEDYEEEEEEGEEA